Proteins encoded together in one Impatiens glandulifera chromosome 1, dImpGla2.1, whole genome shotgun sequence window:
- the LOC124915566 gene encoding CEN-like protein 2, with protein MFTRKTSSSSSSSEPLVVGRVIGDVVDPFVMAIKMLVAYNNNKQIFNGHELLPSQITSKPRVEVHGGDLRTFYTLVMTDPDFPGPSDPYLREHLHWVVTDIPGTTDATFGKEMVKYEIPMPNIGIHRFVFVLFKQRSRQSVRPPSSRDHFNTRRFAADNDLGLPVAAVFFNAQRETASRRR; from the exons ATGTTCACTAGAAaaacatcatcttcatcttcatcgtcCGAGCCTCTAGTTGTGGGGAGAGTGATAGGAGATGTAGTTGATCCTTTCGTAATGGCGATAAAGATGTTGGTTGcatacaacaacaacaaacaaATCTTCAATGGTCATGAACTTTTACCTTCCCAAATCACATCCAAGCCCCGAGTTGAAGTTCATGGTGGTGACTTGAGAACCTTCTATACTTTG GTGATGACCGATCCTGATTTCCCAGGACCCAGTGACCCGTACCTGAGGGAGCATCTCCATTG gGTAGTGACAGATATTCCTGGCACAACTGATGCCACATTTG GGAAGGAGATGGTGAAATATGAGATACCAATGCCCAACATAGGCATTCATAGGTTTGTGTTTGTTTTGTTCAAGCAGAGGAGCCGTCAGTCGGTTCGGCCTCCTTCGTCGAGGGACCACTTCAACACTCGGCGTTTTGCTGCCGACAATGATCTTGGCCTGCCTGTTGCGGCTGTCTTTTTCAATGCTCAAAGAGAAACCGCTTCCCGTAGGcgctaa